The following are encoded in a window of Chondrinema litorale genomic DNA:
- a CDS encoding FecR family protein, whose translation MKKVDKELLDKFFNNQCSAEEEKKVKAWLSFMKSDFHDMSALEEDWYQFETPKEDKSFWDKELLFEKLQTLILKKEQTDAKPLRKIYSNESQENRPTIPIHTKSKPRFGNYAAVIIAFLVGLATFYYFVNNQSIEEPIAEETLTKYNPKGTKSTITLSDGTVVKLNSESSISFPRRFKGGKRIVKLEGEAFFEVTSDTNRPFIVQTGELEAKVLGTSFNVNTLSDHNKVDIALVTGKLAVYSSTNQENREILLPTESAVFDKTSGKIETGHFDAERVLSWKDGILIFEEAEIEEIITRLERWYACDISFADTANKAMYSKVKFTGKFDNKSLEDVLEGLTLASGLKYQLRNKKVYFY comes from the coding sequence ATGAAAAAAGTGGACAAGGAATTATTAGATAAGTTTTTCAACAACCAATGCAGTGCAGAAGAAGAGAAAAAGGTAAAAGCCTGGTTATCATTCATGAAATCAGACTTTCACGATATGTCTGCTTTAGAAGAAGATTGGTATCAGTTTGAAACACCAAAAGAAGACAAAAGCTTTTGGGATAAAGAGTTACTTTTTGAGAAGTTACAGACATTAATCTTAAAGAAAGAACAAACAGATGCTAAGCCACTGAGAAAAATTTATTCTAACGAATCTCAAGAAAACAGACCTACAATTCCAATACATACTAAATCTAAACCTAGATTTGGTAACTATGCGGCTGTAATAATTGCTTTTTTAGTAGGATTGGCTACCTTTTACTATTTCGTAAATAATCAATCTATTGAGGAGCCAATTGCAGAAGAAACACTTACTAAATACAATCCTAAAGGCACAAAATCAACCATTACACTTTCTGATGGCACAGTAGTAAAACTGAATTCAGAAAGTAGTATCTCTTTTCCAAGAAGATTTAAAGGAGGTAAAAGAATTGTAAAATTAGAAGGAGAAGCCTTCTTCGAAGTTACCTCAGATACAAACAGACCATTTATTGTACAAACCGGTGAGTTAGAAGCCAAGGTACTCGGTACCTCTTTTAACGTGAATACTTTGAGCGACCATAACAAAGTAGATATTGCCCTTGTAACCGGAAAACTGGCTGTTTATTCATCAACCAATCAAGAAAATCGAGAAATATTATTACCTACAGAAAGTGCTGTATTTGATAAAACCTCTGGCAAAATTGAAACAGGACATTTCGATGCAGAAAGAGTATTGTCGTGGAAAGATGGCATTCTCATTTTTGAAGAAGCAGAAATAGAAGAAATTATCACAAGGCTCGAAAGATGGTATGCCTGTGATATATCGTTTGCAGATACCGCAAACAAGGCAATGTACAGTAAAGTAAAATTTACTGGAAAGTTTGACAATAAAAGTCTTGAAGATGTACTTGAAGGCTTAACACTAGCTTCGGGCTTGAAATATCAGCTCAGAAATAAGAAAGTATATTTCTACTGA
- a CDS encoding RNA polymerase sigma factor: MKMKNECQLITKLREGDKRAFKELYLNYADKLFYFSLKYTQNKDDANEIVQTIFLKVWENRSNINPELSFNAYLIQIGKNIIYRQYQKRELERKYQLYSKEHQVATTHNTEEYIIFSELEQKTRDYIGSMPEKRKQVFMLSRVEGLSHEQIAEKLGISVGTVKQHMNKALKTLNNKMLHDGLLIVIFCAMNL, translated from the coding sequence ATGAAGATGAAAAATGAATGTCAATTAATTACTAAACTAAGAGAAGGAGATAAGCGAGCTTTTAAAGAATTATACCTAAACTATGCCGATAAACTCTTTTACTTTTCTCTAAAATACACTCAAAATAAAGATGATGCGAATGAGATTGTACAGACTATTTTCTTAAAAGTCTGGGAAAATCGTAGCAACATTAATCCCGAACTTTCTTTTAATGCCTACCTCATTCAGATAGGTAAAAATATCATTTACAGGCAATATCAGAAAAGGGAATTAGAACGCAAATATCAGCTCTATAGCAAAGAGCATCAAGTAGCTACTACCCACAATACTGAAGAATACATTATATTCTCTGAGTTGGAACAGAAAACCAGAGATTACATTGGTAGTATGCCAGAGAAAAGAAAGCAAGTTTTTATGCTAAGTAGAGTAGAAGGTTTGAGTCATGAGCAGATAGCAGAGAAGCTCGGTATTTCTGTAGGTACTGTAAAACAACACATGAACAAAGCACTTAAAACATTGAATAACAAAATGTTACACGATGGATTATTGATCGTAATATTCTGCGCAATGAACCTTTAA
- a CDS encoding NAD(P)/FAD-dependent oxidoreductase — MAKVVVLGAGVSGHTAALTLKRKLGAKHEIIVVSPNSKYQWIPSNIWVGIGRMKSKEVTFELAPVYKKKHIQFHQAKAVSIYPEGDTSSDESFISIEYTSKEQSGQTEKISYDYLINATGPKLNFSATEGLSPEEGHCNSVCTFGHAEKTWDNLQQVFKKMEAGEKQTIVIGTGHPMATCQGAAFEYVLNIAFEIRKRKLESFCDLIWLTNEYEVGDFGMGGAFVKRNGYITSTTVFAESILAEYGIRWIKRAGVSKLDGKKIYFDNLEGESHEIAYDFSMLIPSFSGVGLKTFDKSGEDITNTVFAPNGFMKVDADYTAKPYEEWDAEDWPSIYQNPTYNNMYAAGIAFAPPHAISKPMKSKTGKMISPTPPRTGMPSGVIGKVVALNITDRITNQSKEHKHRASMAKMGAACVVSAGFGMGKGMAATMTVFPIVQNWKKYPRWGRDLGYTVGEAGLAGHWIKLLLHYLFLYKAKAKLFWWLIPE, encoded by the coding sequence ATGGCAAAAGTAGTAGTTTTAGGGGCAGGGGTCTCCGGGCATACAGCAGCATTAACGCTAAAAAGAAAACTTGGAGCAAAACATGAAATAATTGTTGTAAGTCCCAACAGTAAATACCAATGGATTCCTTCAAACATTTGGGTAGGAATTGGCCGGATGAAAAGCAAAGAAGTAACCTTTGAACTAGCACCGGTTTATAAGAAAAAACACATTCAATTTCATCAGGCTAAAGCCGTTTCAATCTATCCCGAAGGCGATACTTCTTCTGATGAATCCTTTATATCTATAGAATATACCAGTAAAGAACAGAGTGGCCAAACAGAAAAAATCAGTTATGATTACCTGATTAATGCCACCGGCCCGAAACTCAATTTTTCAGCAACAGAAGGTCTTTCACCAGAAGAAGGGCATTGCAATTCTGTATGTACTTTTGGCCATGCAGAAAAGACTTGGGATAATCTTCAGCAAGTCTTTAAAAAGATGGAAGCTGGTGAAAAACAAACTATTGTAATTGGTACTGGGCATCCGATGGCGACATGCCAAGGAGCAGCATTTGAGTATGTGCTTAACATAGCCTTTGAAATTAGAAAGCGTAAACTGGAAAGCTTTTGTGACCTTATTTGGCTAACTAATGAGTACGAAGTAGGTGATTTCGGAATGGGTGGAGCCTTTGTAAAAAGGAATGGATACATCACTTCTACCACTGTTTTTGCAGAGTCAATTCTGGCTGAATATGGCATCAGATGGATTAAGCGAGCAGGTGTAAGTAAGCTTGATGGCAAGAAAATTTATTTCGACAATTTGGAAGGAGAATCGCACGAAATAGCTTATGATTTCTCAATGCTCATTCCTTCATTCTCGGGAGTAGGTTTAAAAACCTTCGATAAATCTGGTGAAGATATCACCAATACTGTATTTGCTCCCAACGGATTTATGAAGGTAGATGCAGATTACACAGCCAAACCTTATGAAGAATGGGATGCAGAAGACTGGCCATCGATTTATCAAAATCCGACTTATAACAATATGTATGCAGCCGGAATTGCATTTGCACCTCCTCATGCAATTTCAAAACCGATGAAATCGAAAACCGGTAAAATGATTTCGCCAACACCTCCTAGAACCGGTATGCCATCTGGAGTTATTGGGAAAGTGGTAGCCTTAAACATAACAGATAGAATCACGAATCAATCGAAAGAACATAAACACCGAGCTTCTATGGCAAAAATGGGAGCAGCTTGTGTGGTTTCGGCAGGTTTTGGAATGGGTAAAGGCATGGCCGCTACCATGACGGTTTTCCCGATTGTACAAAACTGGAAAAAATATCCTCGCTGGGGTAGAGATTTAGGTTATACAGTTGGTGAAGCTGGTTTGGCAGGTCACTGGATTAAACTCTTATTACATTATCTATTTCTTTACAAAGCCAAAGCAAAACTGTTTTGGTGGTTAATTCCTGAATAA
- a CDS encoding GIN domain-containing protein, with protein sequence MKHFIIQVTFLFSLVITSSASYAQSFEKDLSAFNKIILSPEINLELVKGDREFIKVEYQGVEEDKINAIVTGKTLKIFLDNARITPKHLKSKNSYYWNMKESIYKNAQVTAYVTYQTLRRLQVRGEKNVIINDLLKEDKFTLKTMGATQIVLSDIELKKLKVVAYGENQLIVKQGKAHKQVFKLFGENLIASKDLDGEKVKTNLYGENKIVLNANEKLKVNAFGESKILNKGEGVNRKGLVLGETKIH encoded by the coding sequence ATGAAACACTTTATTATTCAAGTTACTTTTCTGTTTTCTTTGGTTATTACTTCTTCTGCGAGTTATGCACAATCTTTCGAAAAAGACTTGAGTGCTTTTAACAAGATTATTCTCAGCCCAGAAATAAATCTAGAATTGGTTAAAGGAGATCGGGAGTTTATAAAGGTAGAATACCAAGGTGTTGAAGAAGATAAAATTAATGCTATCGTAACTGGCAAAACACTAAAGATATTTTTAGATAATGCTAGAATTACCCCTAAGCACTTAAAAAGCAAGAATAGTTATTATTGGAATATGAAAGAGAGTATTTACAAAAATGCTCAAGTAACTGCCTATGTAACCTACCAAACACTAAGAAGACTACAGGTAAGAGGGGAAAAAAATGTAATTATTAATGATTTACTTAAAGAAGATAAATTTACACTTAAAACAATGGGAGCAACCCAAATTGTATTAAGCGATATAGAACTAAAAAAACTAAAAGTAGTAGCCTACGGTGAAAACCAATTAATTGTAAAACAAGGAAAAGCCCACAAGCAAGTGTTTAAACTATTTGGTGAGAACCTAATTGCTTCTAAAGATTTAGATGGTGAAAAAGTGAAAACCAATCTTTACGGAGAAAACAAAATTGTACTCAATGCCAATGAGAAGTTAAAAGTAAATGCTTTTGGCGAATCTAAAATTCTCAACAAAGGCGAAGGTGTTAATCGTAAAGGACTCGTTTTGGGTGAGACGAAGATTCATTAA
- a CDS encoding IS4 family transposase, which translates to MCYFFFELLKSELFSVDFQKQHSMKSQDFIRQRLLGFSQIAAILINRVVKNLSIEVSNFFNTIGSYSTCSKQAFSKARKKLKHTAFIALNRKYVQGFYQTSLSSLYQNTYYVFAVDGSLCQLPTSPAIVKHFGLWKNHTDTGMPMGRSCVVYDVLNHVVIQGALARNSESEQNLFRVIYHQISEYLPQLRPKVIWLMDRAYPSYDLCKTIEMNGGSFLIRCKRNFCKEVAQFAASDKLEARVILSAKVWYTKKGVKKESIHTQPLTIRVVKIPLSGGEIEYLITNLELPATELKILYSMRWGIETYYDYLKHTLELENFSSKTAEGILQDYHASLLTSNLIQLLITEAQQELDALKGKKGNKYHYQINKVVATGILRGELIKLLFTQKDIAYRLSQLKEQIKRSKNAVVPNRSFKRHKFKRSRRKFHLNKKKAL; encoded by the coding sequence ATATGCTACTTTTTTTTTGAGCTACTTAAATCTGAACTTTTTAGTGTTGACTTTCAAAAGCAACATAGTATGAAGTCACAAGATTTTATTCGGCAACGACTATTGGGATTCTCACAGATAGCCGCTATTTTAATCAATCGGGTTGTAAAGAACCTCAGTATTGAAGTGAGTAATTTTTTTAACACCATTGGCAGTTATTCGACTTGCAGTAAACAAGCTTTCAGTAAAGCCCGCAAAAAGTTGAAGCATACTGCCTTTATAGCTCTGAATCGAAAGTATGTACAGGGATTTTATCAAACATCTTTGAGCAGTCTCTATCAAAACACTTATTATGTTTTTGCTGTGGATGGGAGTCTATGCCAACTTCCAACTTCACCGGCTATAGTAAAACATTTTGGCCTTTGGAAGAATCATACTGATACGGGTATGCCCATGGGTAGGTCTTGTGTAGTATATGATGTGCTCAATCATGTAGTAATTCAAGGAGCATTAGCGAGGAATTCAGAAAGTGAGCAAAACTTATTTCGGGTCATTTATCACCAAATTTCTGAGTACCTGCCTCAGCTCAGACCCAAAGTTATTTGGCTTATGGATAGAGCTTATCCATCTTATGACCTATGTAAAACCATAGAAATGAACGGTGGTAGTTTCCTGATTCGTTGCAAGCGAAATTTTTGTAAGGAGGTAGCGCAATTTGCAGCTTCTGATAAACTAGAAGCTCGGGTGATTTTATCAGCAAAGGTTTGGTACACAAAAAAAGGTGTGAAAAAAGAAAGCATACATACTCAACCTTTAACCATAAGAGTTGTAAAAATTCCACTTTCTGGAGGTGAAATAGAATATTTGATAACCAATCTTGAGCTACCTGCCACAGAGCTTAAAATACTTTATAGTATGCGCTGGGGAATAGAAACTTATTACGATTACTTAAAGCATACACTAGAATTGGAAAACTTTTCCAGCAAGACTGCAGAAGGCATATTACAAGATTATCATGCCAGTTTACTTACCAGTAACTTAATCCAACTATTAATAACAGAAGCACAGCAAGAACTTGATGCACTAAAAGGAAAAAAAGGTAATAAATATCACTATCAAATAAACAAGGTAGTAGCCACAGGTATCTTAAGGGGAGAACTGATTAAGTTATTGTTTACTCAAAAAGATATAGCTTACCGATTAAGTCAACTCAAAGAGCAGATAAAAAGAAGTAAAAATGCTGTAGTACCCAATCGCTCCTTCAAAAGACATAAGTTCAAAAGAAGTAGGAGAAAGTTTCATCTTAATAAGAAAAAAGCACTATAA
- a CDS encoding DUF4240 domain-containing protein, translated as MNENIFWELIENCWEPFNMDETRRLAISKPTPQVLQSLSEVLNNQIILLLDEELDKLSKEDLLLFDQVLERKLYDIDREELYEVIEGGEDLFLYRRGFIVGIGKAYYEAINNNPSIANDNGAFRWDDAHTFCEDICFNPIYIYKNKFDENVRIPPTGISRESRSNKDKWSY; from the coding sequence ATGAATGAAAATATTTTCTGGGAGTTAATCGAAAACTGTTGGGAGCCATTCAATATGGATGAAACTCGCAGATTGGCGATTAGTAAACCTACTCCTCAAGTTCTTCAGTCTTTATCAGAAGTCCTCAATAACCAAATCATTCTTTTATTAGATGAAGAGTTGGATAAACTTTCAAAAGAGGATTTGTTACTATTCGATCAGGTTTTGGAAAGGAAATTATATGACATAGATAGAGAAGAGCTATATGAAGTCATAGAAGGTGGAGAAGACTTATTTCTTTACAGGAGAGGGTTTATAGTTGGAATAGGGAAAGCATATTATGAAGCTATTAACAATAACCCATCAATAGCAAATGATAATGGAGCGTTTCGTTGGGATGATGCACATACTTTTTGCGAAGACATATGTTTTAATCCAATATATATCTATAAAAATAAATTTGATGAAAATGTAAGAATACCACCAACTGGTATTTCAAGAGAATCGCGTTCAAATAAGGATAAATGGAGTTATTAG
- a CDS encoding threonine/serine exporter family protein, protein MDWQEVIFKGFLGGGAAVGFGILFNVPRRTVFYIFVFGLLATFIKNLMLAFQLDIVLASFTGAVLVGVVSLFAGKVQNTPPLIYAIPAVIPMVPGVFTYKMMMGIIHLYFENGSDFTIALEQTLNNALKATFIMMALSVGVSFPNLILRKESFHEMPVLSRENLNVLDKLMHKKKDKK, encoded by the coding sequence ATGGATTGGCAAGAAGTTATTTTTAAAGGTTTTTTGGGCGGTGGTGCCGCAGTAGGTTTTGGTATCTTGTTTAATGTGCCAAGGCGTACGGTATTCTACATTTTCGTTTTTGGTTTGTTAGCTACATTTATTAAAAACCTCATGCTGGCTTTTCAGCTTGATATTGTATTAGCATCATTTACCGGAGCAGTGCTAGTTGGGGTAGTTAGTTTATTTGCGGGCAAAGTTCAAAATACCCCACCATTGATTTATGCGATTCCGGCAGTAATTCCGATGGTGCCCGGTGTATTTACTTACAAAATGATGATGGGTATCATTCACCTTTACTTCGAGAATGGCTCAGACTTTACCATTGCGCTGGAACAAACGCTTAATAATGCGCTTAAAGCTACTTTTATTATGATGGCACTCTCTGTTGGAGTGAGTTTCCCTAACCTGATTTTGCGTAAAGAATCTTTCCACGAAATGCCGGTATTATCAAGAGAAAATTTGAATGTGCTAGATAAGTTGATGCATAAAAAGAAGGATAAGAAGTGA
- a CDS encoding threonine/serine ThrE exporter family protein has product MAENTEVLTEQEKIKEMGIILLRTGLMMQGNGASTSRIRMIINRIANAYGYHAELFVTQQTLNLTVTGKNNHPIFSCLRRTTPPGVNFRIISGISRMSWKIEEQPWTLHEIEAELDRLAALSHYPRLVILSLVSLAGACFCGLADGHIAAMLVTFAATFIGLFIRQEAHKKRFKAYLCVFFAAFSASLFAGAFRKMYPDGEFEPAFATCVLFLIPGVPLINSFTDLLDGNILNGIMRAVNGFLISFMIALGLICSLFIYGL; this is encoded by the coding sequence ATGGCAGAAAACACTGAAGTGCTAACTGAGCAAGAAAAAATAAAAGAGATGGGCATTATTTTGCTGCGCACAGGTTTGATGATGCAGGGAAATGGTGCATCCACTTCGCGAATCCGCATGATTATCAATCGCATTGCCAATGCCTATGGCTACCATGCAGAATTGTTTGTTACGCAGCAGACGCTGAACCTCACTGTAACAGGTAAAAATAACCACCCGATATTTAGTTGCCTAAGAAGAACTACACCGCCGGGAGTTAATTTTAGGATTATTTCAGGCATAAGCCGCATGAGTTGGAAGATTGAAGAACAACCTTGGACGCTGCACGAGATTGAAGCAGAACTAGACAGATTAGCCGCTTTGTCGCATTACCCAAGGTTGGTAATTTTATCGCTTGTGAGCTTGGCAGGTGCTTGTTTTTGCGGCTTGGCAGACGGACATATTGCTGCGATGTTAGTGACATTTGCAGCTACTTTTATCGGTTTGTTTATAAGACAAGAAGCCCATAAAAAGAGATTTAAAGCTTATCTATGTGTGTTTTTTGCAGCCTTCTCGGCATCGTTGTTTGCAGGTGCTTTTAGAAAAATGTATCCAGATGGAGAGTTTGAGCCCGCCTTTGCTACTTGTGTTTTATTCCTTATTCCCGGAGTGCCACTCATCAACTCATTTACCGATTTGCTAGATGGCAATATCTTAAATGGAATTATGCGCGCAGTAAATGGTTTTCTCATTTCATTTATGATTGCACTGGGTTTAATCTGTTCATTATTTATCTACGGACTTTAA
- a CDS encoding molybdopterin-containing oxidoreductase family protein: MMKTNRREFIKISGTAVGAAAIGASTLTGSLFDWASGSILNQSVPAPTFLERTPTYCEICFWKCAGWVTKNEDGEIWKIEGHKDDPHCNGRLCPRGTGGVGMYYDEDRLKQPLIRVEENGKQVFKEASWEEAFKVIGDKMKAIKEKYGPECMALFTHGSGGKFLGHMLKAYGSPHITAPSFAQCRGPREVAFYSTFGEGVLSPERTDIRDTRCLVLIGSHIGENMHNGQVQEMSEAIDKGATIITVDPRFSTAASKSKFWLPIKPSTDMALLLAWINVIITEEWYDKPYVEKYTFGFDQLTTHIQTYTPEWAYGITSIEPKTIRETAREMANAAPAVIIHPGRHVTWYGDDTQRLRAVAILNALLGSWGRRGGFYFPDKVSVPDFPHPPYPEPKKTWRDLMPGKYNLATEIVSNGICDATIPSPEAACNFKGWIVNGTNLIHTLPDQKKTLAAIEALELLVVIDTMPMEITGYADVILPECTYLERYDAIRNSPHREPVISLRMPATEPKYNSKPDWWIAKELGKELGLDAYFQYKDIEEVLDWELKQIGSSLAEMQKIGVKKFKREYDDLYLIDGQDFEFNTNTGKIELYSTEMANNGFDPMPVYTPHEQPPAGFYRLNYGRAPAHTFSRTSNNPNLVDIMPENELWVNPKVAKQWGIKNGQYVWLKNQDEIISTFSIKVRITERIRWDSVYMAHGFGHSNKKLTRAFGKGASDTELISNVKIDPIMGGTGMRSNFVTLLTKLPEKEASETEKTVES, from the coding sequence ATGATGAAGACCAACAGACGAGAATTTATAAAAATATCAGGCACAGCGGTAGGCGCAGCAGCAATCGGAGCTAGTACCCTCACTGGTTCTTTGTTTGATTGGGCTTCAGGTAGTATTCTAAATCAATCTGTTCCAGCCCCAACTTTTTTAGAGAGAACCCCCACCTATTGTGAAATATGTTTCTGGAAATGCGCAGGTTGGGTTACTAAAAACGAAGATGGAGAAATCTGGAAAATTGAAGGTCATAAAGACGATCCTCATTGCAATGGTAGGCTTTGCCCAAGAGGTACAGGCGGTGTGGGAATGTACTACGACGAAGATCGATTGAAACAACCATTAATTAGAGTAGAAGAAAACGGGAAACAGGTTTTTAAAGAAGCTAGTTGGGAAGAGGCTTTCAAAGTAATCGGCGATAAAATGAAAGCCATTAAAGAAAAATATGGTCCAGAATGTATGGCACTTTTTACCCACGGTTCTGGCGGTAAATTTCTTGGCCATATGCTTAAAGCTTATGGTTCTCCTCACATTACAGCTCCTTCTTTTGCACAATGTCGCGGTCCTAGAGAAGTGGCTTTCTATTCTACTTTTGGCGAAGGTGTACTTTCACCAGAGCGTACCGATATTAGAGATACCAGATGTTTGGTTTTAATCGGCTCTCATATTGGTGAAAACATGCACAACGGGCAAGTGCAAGAAATGTCTGAGGCGATTGATAAAGGTGCTACCATTATTACTGTTGATCCAAGGTTTTCCACTGCGGCCAGTAAATCTAAATTCTGGCTACCCATTAAACCATCCACAGACATGGCGCTCTTATTGGCATGGATTAATGTGATTATTACCGAAGAATGGTACGACAAACCTTATGTAGAAAAATATACTTTTGGCTTTGATCAATTAACAACACATATACAAACATACACTCCTGAGTGGGCGTATGGCATTACCAGTATCGAACCAAAAACCATTAGAGAAACTGCCAGAGAAATGGCTAATGCTGCCCCAGCAGTTATTATTCACCCTGGTAGACACGTAACTTGGTATGGCGATGATACCCAAAGATTAAGGGCAGTAGCGATTTTAAATGCCCTTTTAGGCTCATGGGGAAGACGGGGCGGCTTTTACTTTCCAGATAAAGTGAGCGTCCCCGATTTTCCACATCCACCTTATCCTGAGCCTAAAAAAACTTGGCGAGATTTAATGCCGGGTAAGTACAATCTGGCAACCGAAATAGTTTCTAATGGTATCTGTGATGCAACAATTCCTTCACCAGAAGCAGCTTGCAACTTTAAAGGTTGGATAGTAAATGGAACAAACCTCATTCATACACTTCCAGATCAAAAGAAAACTTTAGCAGCCATTGAAGCACTAGAACTATTGGTGGTGATTGATACCATGCCAATGGAGATAACAGGTTATGCTGATGTTATTTTACCAGAATGTACTTATTTAGAAAGGTATGATGCGATTAGAAATTCGCCGCATCGTGAGCCGGTAATTTCACTGAGAATGCCAGCAACTGAACCAAAATACAATTCGAAACCAGACTGGTGGATAGCCAAAGAACTAGGCAAAGAATTAGGCTTAGATGCTTATTTCCAATACAAAGATATTGAAGAAGTACTCGACTGGGAATTAAAACAAATTGGCAGCTCACTGGCTGAGATGCAGAAAATTGGTGTAAAGAAATTTAAAAGAGAGTATGATGATTTATACCTGATTGACGGACAAGATTTCGAATTCAATACCAACACAGGTAAAATAGAACTCTATTCTACAGAAATGGCAAATAATGGATTCGATCCAATGCCAGTTTATACACCACATGAGCAGCCTCCTGCCGGTTTTTACCGACTCAATTACGGAAGAGCTCCGGCACACACTTTCAGTAGAACATCTAACAACCCGAATCTGGTAGACATTATGCCAGAAAACGAGCTTTGGGTAAACCCGAAAGTGGCTAAACAATGGGGAATTAAAAACGGGCAATATGTCTGGTTAAAAAATCAGGATGAAATCATTTCTACATTCTCCATTAAAGTAAGAATTACTGAGCGTATCCGTTGGGACTCTGTCTACATGGCACATGGTTTCGGGCATAGCAACAAGAAATTAACAAGAGCATTTGGCAAAGGAGCAAGCGATACAGAATTGATTAGCAATGTAAAGATTGACCCGATTATGGGTGGCACAGGTATGAGGTCGAATTTTGTAACTCTACTCACAAAATTACCTGAAAAAGAAGCATCTGAAACTGAAAAAACTGTTGAGTCATGA
- a CDS encoding 4Fe-4S dicluster domain-containing protein, producing the protein MRYAMAIDTKKCVGCSDCVVACQLENKVPIGYCRDWIVETTSGTYPDLTLEFRSERCHHCANAPCVRCCPTGASHIEEGGVVLVTAEKCIGCGACIASCPYDARYPHPDGYVDKCTFCIHKVRKGEQPACVEVCPTHCLYFGDLDDPNSDVSRKIKERKYKRLKTEAGTDPQLYFLI; encoded by the coding sequence ATGAGATATGCAATGGCTATCGATACTAAAAAATGTGTTGGCTGTAGCGACTGTGTTGTAGCATGCCAACTCGAAAACAAAGTGCCCATTGGCTATTGCCGCGACTGGATTGTAGAAACAACCAGTGGTACTTATCCTGATCTCACACTGGAGTTTCGCTCCGAAAGATGCCACCACTGCGCCAATGCACCTTGTGTGCGTTGTTGTCCAACAGGTGCCAGCCACATCGAAGAAGGAGGAGTTGTTTTAGTAACTGCTGAAAAATGTATAGGCTGTGGTGCTTGCATAGCCTCATGCCCATATGATGCGCGCTATCCACACCCAGATGGCTATGTGGATAAATGTACATTCTGCATCCATAAAGTGAGAAAAGGAGAACAGCCAGCCTGTGTGGAGGTCTGCCCTACTCATTGCCTATACTTCGGCGATTTGGACGACCCAAACAGCGATGTTTCAAGAAAAATTAAAGAAAGAAAATATAAAAGGCTTAAAACAGAAGCCGGTACCGATCCGCAATTGTACTTTTTAATTTAA